The region tcaaggaaaaattcaagttcttgaatgcaatactctttcaaatatgttattttattaagagatctctataagtgaataattaaataaatcaatatgttaaagcacaaaaaagcgaaatttgatatttctaagaaactaatttcataaataaaaaataaaaaatcaacaatacgaaatcaaggaaaattgaagttatgtgtaagtcacattttccttaatatcatttcgctacatctctaggtattaaaagcttgtattctgtagtttatgtatattaagcttcagttttataaacatatataaaagacatAGTTATCCGTAGCTcttgtagctcagttggttgGTGTATTTgtttagtaagcgggaggtcttgagttcaaatctcaacaagagcacccctaaagtaaaacatatacatatattctatAAATCGAACATAGTGAATGTCAGTTCCAAAATATGTACATCAAgtttttttgattttgtgaggtttagttttatgaacatctataaaggacactatagagatagaactagatatatcaaaatggaccaacctaacccatatgttatgacctgTCATGGGCTTGCCCGTTAGTGGGTCAGGTTAGGttgacctttgtttttttttttttaatgggttgtattttttcaaaccagagatgaggtggctttttgccttccgttatccatgcttaaatctaattcattaagctttaacttcttgaatgcaatactatttcaaatatgttaccttattaagagatctctataagagaataggaaaataaatcagtatataataatacaaaataatagagtttaatatttcttagaaaataatttcaaaaaaatcagcaatacgaaatcaaggaaaaattcaagttcttgaatgcaatactctttcaaatatgttattttcttaagagatctctataagtgaataattaaataaatcaatatgttaaagcacaaaaaagcgaaatttgatatttctaagaaattaatttcataaataaaaaataaaaaatcaacaatacgaaatcaaggaaaattgaagtaaaataaaaaatcaacaatacgaaatcaaggaaaattgaagttatgtgtaagtcacacaatacgaaatcaaggaaaattgaagttatgtgtAAGTCACATTTTCCTTAGTATCATTTCACTACATCTCTAGGTATTAAAAGCTTGTAttgtgtagtttatgtatattaagcttcaattttataaacatatataaaagacatagttgtttgtagctcttgtagctcagttggttagagcacctgtttagtaagcgggaggtTTTGAGTTCAAgtctcaacaagagcaccccctaaagtaaaacatatatatattctataaatcGAACATAGTGAATGTCAATACCAAAATCTGTAAATTCGTGtacatcaagttttgattttgtgaacatataacaaattgaatgtcattacctcatgatgtgcTAATAGTTATGTAAGATTTagttttatgaacatctataaaggatactatagaTCGTCCAATATTAAGTTTATCTCCCTGCGTGTCTAGGGTTTTGTTTTTCTCTCCCAGGGTTTCCCGTGGGGTCTCCGTTTCTTCTTCGTTTTTCTTCCGACTATTCTTGTCGGCTTTGAACTTTGTTGACGTATGTTCCTTTGCATGGCGTCGGAGCAGATCAGCGACACTGTAGGCGGTATCACGGAGCGCTGGGCCGACATGGTCCTGGAGGATGAGGAACTCGAGTTTGAACCGGTTGGTGATGCTGTTGGTGTCGTAGGGGAGGAGACGTCATGGGTGGTTGTTGGGCGTTTCTTGACGGCTAAGTTGGTGAAAGTTGAATTTATGCGCCAGGTAATGGCATCTGTTTGGCAGCCGGTCAAGGGGGTTCAGATTTCTGAGATACAACCGAACCTGTTTATGTTTGTGTTCTTTCATGAGTCAGACATGCGGTATGTTCTTGACGAGGGCCCCTGGTCTTTCGAGAACAATACCCTAGTTTGTAGACAGGTTCGTGATGGTGTCCTCCTAGGGGATGTTGTTCTTGATTCTGTTGATATGTGGGTGCAAGTCCATGAGCTTCCCATAGGTTACACGTCTGATGTGGTTCTTGAGCAGATTGGCAACTTTCTTGGGACTTTTCTCCGTTGTGATGATAGATTTGTGGGTTCGCCTTGGTGTAACTTCTATAGGATTCGTGTCTCAATACCGGTTGAGCAGCCTATAAAGCGACGCATGAAGTTGGTTAAAAGAGACAAGACTTGGAGCTGGGTGTCTTTCAAATATGAACGGCTACacactttttgttttttctgtGGCATGCTTGGCCATTCTCACAGATTCTGTTTGGGAGCTAGGGAATCACGACTGTCGGTTGATCAATACCCGTATGGGGTTAGGTTGCGTGCTGGAGCAGGTCGTGGTGCCCCAAGGGCTGTTGGTGATCCGTGGTTAGTCCCGCTCGAAGGCCCCTCGCAACCTGCTGCTGTTCTCGTCGCTGCACAGGTGTTCGGGCACGACAGTATGGCAGCGGCAATGGTGCATCATGGCAGGGAATCAGAATCTGGAATTGTGGCAGTTTCAAAACGTAGGAGGGAAGCACCGAGTCCGGGAAGTAGACGCAATGGAGCTGGTAGTGGAAGTGATGTTACTATGACAGATGTGCCAAAAAACTTGTCCAAGGCGGGTTCTGGTTCCCAAACCCGCCCATCATCATGAGTACGATAAgctggaactgtcgtggcttgggcaatccacgaACAGTTCGAGAAGTTGTGGGCTTGGTGTTCAGTAAGAAGCctgattttctttttctcatgGAAACTAAGGTTGCCCGGTCACAAGCCGAAAGCTTGCGGGTAAAGCTTGGTTTTGAAGGTCTTTTTTATGTTGATCGTGCTGGTTTTGGTGGTTTGGCGCTCTTCTGGAGAAAGAACTGTACTGCCAGTTTGTTAGGTTATTATAAGAATCACGTTGATGTGAAGGTCTCCGTAGCTAGCTCTCCGTGTTGGCGTATGACTTGTTACTATGGTTTTCCTGAGCGTAATAGAAGAAGAGAGGCGTGGGACTTCTTGAGATCTTTGGCTTTTCCTACGGACATGCCTTGGGTGGTCCTTGGGGATTTTAATGATCTCTTGTTTCATCATGAGAAGAGGAGGGGTAATCCACACCCTGACGCTTTACTCCGTGGTTTCGGGGAGGCTGTGGACGATTGCAATCTGTTTCAGTTGCCCTTGAAAGGCTACCAGTATACTTGGGAGAGAGGGAAGGGTACTGAGAATTGGATGAAGGAGAGATTAGATAAAGTGCTAGTTAATGAAAGTTGGAACACTCTGCAGGACGGTGCCTACGTTGAAAATATCTTAACTCGCAGTTCTGACCATTCCGCCATGTTCTTATGCGTGAATGATGGCATTCGGAGGAGGGGAGTGGGTCGCAGGGATTTCAAGTTCGAGATGGCCTGGTTACATGATGAAGGGTGTAGGAATGTGGTGGAGAATGCATGGCATGATGGTAGATTGGAGTGGTTGTTGCCTTGTTTGCGACTCTGCGGTGAAAGGTTACAgcggtgggggggggggggggtcctTTTTCNNNNNNNNNNNNNNNNNNNNNNNNNNNNNNNNNNNNNNNNNNNNNNNNNNNNNNNNNNNNNNNNNNNNNNNNNNNNNNNNNNNNNNNNNNNNNNNNNNNNNNNNNNNNNNNNNNNNNNNNNNNNNNNNNNNNNNNNNNNNNNNNNNNNNNNNNNNNNNNNNNNNNNNNNNNNNNNNNNNNNNNNNNNNNNNNNNNNNNNNNNNNNNNNNNNNNNNNNNNNNNNNNNNNNNNNNNNNNNNNNNNNNNNNNNNNNNNNNNNNNNNNNNNNNNNNNNNNNNNNNNNNNNNNNNNNNNNNNNNNNNNNNNNNNNNNNNNNNNNNNNNNNNNNNNNNNNNNNNNNNNNNNNggggggggggggggggggagatcATTTTCATAAGTTTGGAAACCGCATGAAGCATCTTCGTAAGTCCCAGCAGGCGCTCAGGGGTTTGCATGATCCTGCTTCTCTAGCAGAATTTAAGCGCATTGAGGACCAGTTACCTCGGTTGGAGGCCCAGGAGGACACATTCTGGAGACAACGCGCCAAACAACATTGGTTGAGAGGTGCTGATGCCAACACAAAGTTCTACCACAGGTATGCTTCTGCTcgcaaaaagaaaaacacattgtCTAAACTGAAAAATGATGAGGGTGTGTGGGTGGAGGGGGATGCCATGCAATCtgttattttgaattatttcaaTGATATTTTTCATTCTTCGGGATCTTCCCTGGTGGAATCTTTTTTCAATGGTATCACACCACGTGTCTCCCAAACGGACAATAATTATTTGTTGCGCCCTTTTGAGAACGAAGAAGTTAAGGAGGCCTTGTTCTCAATGTTCCCTGACAAGGCCCCGGGACCTGATGGGATGAACCCAGGTTTTTATCAGCACTATTGGGACGTGGTGGGAGGGGATGTGACTAGCTTTGTTTTGGATTGTTTGAACTCGGGCTCATTCCCGGAGGGCCTAAATGCTACAAATGTTGTTCTGATCCCCAAGAAAAGTGTGCCACAAACAGTTTCTGATTTAAGGCCTATTGCCTTATGTAATGTGGTTTACAAGATTATGGCAAAGCTCTTGGCAAATAGGATGAAGCCTTTGTTAGGGAATTTGATTTCTGAATCTCAGAGCGCTTTCATCCCGGGAAGGCTTATCACTGATAATATTCTAGTGGCTGCGGAAGTGGGCCACTTTTTAAACAGAAAGCAGTGTGGTGTAGCTGGTTGGGGGGCACTCAAGCTTGATATGGCAAATGCATATGATCGAATGGAGTGGCCCTTTTTGAAAAGAATGTTAGAGGCCTTAGGTTTTGCTGAAGGATGGATCAATTTGATTATGTTGTGTGTCACCACAGTATCGTATGATTTCTTGGTCAATGGCACCCTAAGTGGTCAAGTTGTCCCCACTCGAGGACTAAGGCAAGGGGACCCGCTCTCACCATATTTGTTCATTATTTGTGCAGAAGGGCTTTCTTTATTATTGCAGAAGGCACAGGCGGATGGCTCCATTCGGGGCTGTAGAGTTGCAAGGGGTGCTCCCTCGGTCTCCCATTTATTCTTTGCAGATGACAGCCTCCTCTTCTTCAGATCCAATGCCCAGGAAGCAGGTGCAATCAAACATTGCCTGAGTTTATATGAGAGTATGTCTGGTCAGGTAGTTAACTACCATAAATCCAGTGTTTGTTTCAGTAGAAATACTATGGTAGAGCACAGGGAAGAGGTGGTGGCAGTGCTTGGGGTCGTGCAGGCTCCTAATTTTGGAAAGTACCTGGGACTTCCTGCGTTTGTTGGCAGAAACAAAAAGGCAGCCTTATCATATATAGAGGACAAGATAAAGCAAAGGATGGGATCATGGAACAAAAAGCTCCTCTCGCAAGCAGGGAAGGAGGTTTTGTTAAAGACTATAGCTCAGGCAATGCCTACTTTCTCAATGAGTGTCTTTCTACTTCCTGAGTCGGTTTGTCTGTCCATCGAAAGAACTATGAACCGTTTCTGGTGGGGTTCTGGGAATGATAAACGAATCCATTGGAAAGCATGGGACAAACTATGTGTGCCAAACAGATTTGGTGGGCTAGGCTTTAAGGATCTCCGGGCTTTCAATCTGGCCATGCTAGGAAAGCAGGCATGGCGTTTTCTCACTACTCCACAATCTTTGGTGGCCAAGATTTACAAAGCACGTTATTTCCCTAGAACCTCTTTTATTGATGCTACTGTTGGAAATTGCCCAAGCTTTTGTTGGCGTAGCATTATGGCAGCCCATGGTTTGATATGCAATGGAGTCAGGCGAAGGATTGGGGATGGAAAGTCCACGTTGATCTGGGGGCATCCATGGCTGCCAGACGATCCTAGCCCAATGATCTACTCAGTAATGCCGGAGCAGCTTAATGGTTTGCTTGTGTCTGGCCTAGTTGATACGGTTAGTGGGGAATGTGATGTTGCAATTTTGAACGATATTTTTACCCAGGAGGATGTGTCACGCATCCTACGAGTCCCCCTGTCACCCAGCTACGAAGACTCATGGTATTGGTTTGGTGATCCAATAGGCACATATTCTGTGAAAAATGGTTATAAGACTATAACCGGTGAGTTTGGAGACACGCCTGGGACCTTTAACAAATGGGCTACATTGTGGAAAATTAAAATACCACCTAAATGGAAAATGTTTCTCTGGAGAGCTCTAAGTGACACCCTCCCTGTTGCTTCAAATTTGGTTATTAAAAGGGTGGAGATTGACCCTACATGCTCAATGTGTGGCCTTGCACATGAGGATGTCATGCATGCATTTGTCTTGTGTGATTTTTCTAAACTTGTTTGGCATGAGTCCACATTAATACTCCCTCCTGTTATGGGTGATTCTTTTTGCACATGGTTTACAAGAGCCTTGCGTGACCAACATGAGGATAATATTGCTTTGCTTGTGGCAGTCATGTATGACACCTGGCAGGCGAGAAACAAGGCTGTTTGGGACGGATACTTACCACGACCCAGATCAGTTACGGCAGCAGCAACAAGGGCCCTTCATGCGTGGAGAGAGGTGCATGGCGTCCACGTAATGAGCTCGGTGTCCCCCTCACGCACACCCAGTCCAGTGCTGTCGACCGAGGTGTTGGCGCCGCTGAAGAGATGCTACATCGACGCAAGCTACATCCCAGCTACCAAAAAAGCCTCCTTTGGTGCGGTGATGCTGTCATCTGCAGGAGACTTTGTAGCAGTGTGCGCTGGGCCATTACCAAGCTGTTTCTCTCCGTTCATGGCCGAGATACTAGGATGCAGGGAAGCCCTCTCATGGCTAAGGGGAATGAATGTGTCAGCTATCACCTTGCACACAGACTGCTCGCAACTCAAGAAACACATTATGTCACCTACAACTGTTTTCTCATACGCCGGAATTGCCTTGGAGGCCTGTAGGGCTGCTATGGCACTATTTGCAAAATGTGATGTTATTTTGGTTCCTAGATTATCTAATGCTTTAGCACATACTCTTGCCGCTTCGGCCACCTTGCAGATTAGTACTATGCACTGGAATTCTATCCCACCTGACTCTATTTCTGCTTTACTGAATTAATCTAGTTGGTTGTttgccttcaaaaaaaaaaaggatactatagagatagaactagatatatcaaaatggaccaacctaacccatatgttatgacctgTCATGGGCTAACCCGTTTTTGGGTCAGGTTAGGttgacctttttatttttttttaatgggttgtattttttcaaaccagagatgaggtggctttttgccttccgtcatccatgcttaaatctaattcattaagctttaacttcttgaatgcaatactctttcaaatatgttaccttattaagagatctctataagagaataggaaaataaatcagtatataataatacaaaataatagagtttaatatttcttagaaaataatttttaaaaaatcagcaatacgaaatcaaggaaaaattcaagttcttgaatgcaatactctttcaaatatgttattttattaagagatctctataagtgaataattaaataaatcaatatgttaaagcacaaaaaagcgaaatttgatatttctaagaaactaatttcataaataaaaaataaaaaatcaacaatacgaaatcaaggaaaattgaagttatgtgtaagtcacattttccttaatatcatttcgctacatctctaggtattaaaagcttgtactgtgtagtttatgtatattaagcttcaattttataaacatatataaaagacatAGTTGTTCGTAGCTCTTgtagcttagttggttagagcacccgt is a window of Ipomoea triloba cultivar NCNSP0323 chromosome 11, ASM357664v1 DNA encoding:
- the LOC115996030 gene encoding uncharacterized protein LOC115996030, with product MSTISWNCRGLGNPRTVREVVGLVFSKKPDFLFLMETKVARSQAESLRVKLGFEGLFYVDRAGFGGLALFWRKNCTASLLGYYKNHVDVKVSVASSPCWRMTCYYGFPERNRRREAWDFLRSLAFPTDMPWVVLGDFNDLLFHHEKRRGNPHPDALLRGFGEAVDDCNLFQLPLKGYQYTWERGKGTENWMKERLDKVLVNESWNTLQDGAYVENILTRSSDHSAMFLCVNDGIRRRGVGRRDFKFEMAWLHDEGCRNVVENAWHDGRLEWLLPCLRLCGERGLHDPASLAEFKRIEDQLPRLEAQEDTFWRQRAKQHWLRGADANTKFYHRYASARKKKNTLSKLKNDEGVWVEGDAMQSVILNYFNDIFHSSGSSLVESFFNGITPRVSQTDNNYLLRPFENEEVKEALFSMFPDKAPGPDGMNPGFYQHYWDVVGGDVTSFVLDCLNSGSFPEGLNATNVVLIPKKSVPQTVSDLRPIALCNVVYKIMAKLLANRMKPLLGNLISESQSAFIPGRLITDNILVAAEVGHFLNRKQCGVAGWGALKLDMANAYDRMEWPFLKRMLEALGFAEGWINLIMLCVTTVSYDFLVNGTLSGQVVPTRGLRQGDPLSPYLFIICAEGLSLLLQKAQADGSIRGCRVARGAPSVSHLFFADDSLLFFRSNAQEAGAIKHCLSLYESMSGQVVNYHKSSVCFSRNTMVEHREEVVAVLGVVQAPNFGKYLGLPAFVGRNKKAALSYIEDKIKQRMGSWNKKLLSQAGKEVLLKTIAQAMPTFSMSVFLLPESVCLSIERTMNRFWWGSGNDKRIHWKAWDKLCVPNRFGGLGFKDLRAFNLAMLGKQAWRFLTTPQSLVAKIYKARYFPRTSFIDATVGNCPSFCWRSIMAAHGLICNGVRRRIGDGKSTLIWGHPWLPDDPSPMIYSVMPEQLNGLLVSGLVDTVSGECDVAILNDIFTQEDVSRILRVPLSPSYEDSWYWFGDPIGTYSVKNGYKTITGEFGDTPGTFNKWATLWKIKIPPKWKMFLWRALSDTLPVASNLVIKRVEIDPTCSMCGLAHEDVMHAFVLCDFSKLVWHESTLILPPVMGDSFCTWFTRALRDQHEDNIALLVAVMYDTWQARNKAVWDGYLPRPRSVTAAATRALHAWREVHGVHVMSSVSPSRTPSPVLSTEVLAPLKRCYIDASYIPATKKASFGAVMLSSAGDFVAVCAGPLPSCFSPFMAEILGCREALSWLRGMNVSAITLHTDCSQLKKHIMSPTTVFSYAGIALEACRAAMALFAKCDVILVPRLSNALAHTLAASATLQISTMHWNSIPPDSISALLN